A single window of Lathamus discolor isolate bLatDis1 chromosome 20, bLatDis1.hap1, whole genome shotgun sequence DNA harbors:
- the LOC136024265 gene encoding acrosin-like, translated as MADYYGTSRIVGGVDAQQGAWPWIVSIQFPRGTGSSHICGGSLITPQWVLTAAHCFVGQNFTTDWFVMVGITDLAWANAETQKRWIRQVVVHEYYTGISGGFDIALVELDQPVQCGYHVQLACVPDATLRLSQLSECFISGWGAREARTGASSPSALQEAKVRLIDVKLCNSTNWYRGAIKRHNLCAGYPQGGIDTCQGDSGGPLMCRDKRANFFWVVGLTSWGRGCARANHPGVYTSTQHFHEWILYQLGMFRSAGASATPPTWSHQHVSHTPTQETMPAPTASSISGFCSFPVRVLVEFATRVRELLQGLGGKKT; from the exons atggctgattacTATGGGACGTCACGCATCGTCGGAGGCGTGGATGCGCAGCAGGGCGCCTGGCCATGGATcgtcagcatccagttccccaggGGCACCGGCtcctcgcacatctgcggggggtccctcatcacCCCCCAGTGGGTCCTCACGgctgctcactgcttcgtcgggcaaaa cttcaccacggattggttcgtGATGGTCGGAATCACGGAcctggcttgggccaatgccgagacccagaagcggtggatacggcaggttgtggtccatgaatattacaCCGGCATCTCCGGCGGCTTCGACATCGCCTTGGTGGAGCTGGACCAGCCGGTGCAGTGCGGGTACCACGTGCAGCTGGCCTGCGTGCCCGATGCGACGCTCAGGCTATCCCAGCTCTCCGAGTGCTTCATCAGCGGATGGGGCGCGAGGGAGGCCAGAA CAGGGGCATCGTCCccatcagccctgcaggaggccaagGTCCGCCTCATCGATGTcaagctctgcaacagcaccaaTTGGTACCGAGGGGCCATCAAGAGACACAACCTCTGTGCTGGGTACCCGCAGGGAGGCATCGACACCTGCCAG GGTGACAGCGGCGGTCCCCTCATGTGCCGGGACAAGCGCGCCAACTTCTTCTGGGTTGTGGGGCTGACGAGCTGGGGCCGCGGCTGCGCCAGGGCCAACCATCCGGGGGTCTACACCTCAACGCAGCACTTCCATGAGTGGATCCTCTACCAGCTGGGGATGTTCCGCTCCGCGGGAGCCTCCGCCACGCCCCCGACATGGAGCCACCAGCACGTCTCCCACACTCCCACCCAGGAGACGATGCCGGCGCCCACGGCCTCCAGCATCAGTGGCTTCTGCTCGTTCCCGGTTCGGGTGCTGGTGGAATTCGCCACTCGGGTGCGGGAGTTGCTGCAGGGTCTAGGGGGGAAGAAGACTTGA